The Aspergillus nidulans FGSC A4 chromosome VIII genome contains the following window.
AAGATCGGAACGGCAGCGAATCACCCCTGAACCTAGTTGGAGCCCCGAATGGCCAGAGTATGTCATTTCAACATGAGACTGAATATGCTTCTGACCGCGTTATAGACGGAATCGACGTCACTGCTTCCGAGTTCTTCACCTCAGCAGGCGCAAGGCAGGCACTGCACCCACTTCGCCGGACTGCCGACCGAGTTACCCGCCAGATCGAAGCTTTCGCCGATAAATTGGATCGCTTTAAACAAAAGGCTAACCGTGCGGACGAATTTCAGAACTACCAGGCTGTCTACCAGTTGGTGAAGGGATGCCAAACCATTGCGCAGGACGCGATTCAGGATCTTTCCAAACAAAACACACTTAAAAGAGCGAAATTGGGATGGGGCTTCAGTAACAGCAACGGCACGAGTGACGCTAAaaccgaagaagagctgcaacGGTTACAGCTAGAAGCAAGTACttggcagcttctgctgAACCTCGTCAGTGTTGACGACCCTGCTAGTAGAGCCAGCTTCCTACAAGCGCAAGAGACTGCATTTCAAACGCTCCATCGGTATTCGTCAGATCGCGACATCTGGGGTCAGTTCATGAAGGCGGACCAATATGCTGTGGAATGCGTGATTATTATGAAATGGTTGGAACAAACTGCGCGGTCTTCCAGTCAGGACATCGACTCCCTGATCTCAGAATTAGAGATACAGGCTGAGAGAGGACAGGGCTCTTGGACTCATGGATGGCTGTATACCAAAGAGACTATCAAGGGGCAGAAGCGGCTACGCGCCTGGCCTCAACCTCTGGAACCAAACGACCCAGGGATCACGGCTTCCTTACTGACTTCTGAGCAATCCGAACCGCTGGTAACACAGCTAGACCCCGATGCAGTCACCCGCCAAAAACAGAACCTTCAGAGAAAGGACCAATTTTACGAGCGTGCTACCTGGATGACGTGCTGGAAAATGCTTCGACAGGGCGAGGACTGGACTAAGATTAGGCAGTGGGCGTCAGACCGCCTGGAGCACTGGCGCGCAGTCAGTATCTGCGGTTCCAGCATTGATGCCCAGTCGAATGGGGAAGCAACGGCTTTTGACGATGGAATAACACGTATGATGAACTTCCGGTCCCAAGAAACCTGGAGGGCTGCTTGCTCTAGCCTTGCGCGAGACTCCAAGACAGAAGATTTCGAACGGGCTGTCTACGGACTTTTGTGTGGTGACTCAGAAGCAGCTAGTAAGGTGTGCACGAGCTGGGACGATTATCTCTATGTTTGGTTCAACAATCAGGTTTTAGCCCGTTACAGGGGCTTCTGCAAGCAGTTCCAGCGAAAGCTCAATCATTCTCCCACAAGCCCTGTGGCCTTCCAGCCGGAACCTGCCGGGTATGCGGATTTCAACAAATTTGTGCAGTACACCAAAGGAAACGACCGAGTCGGTGGCGAGGCTCGAAACCCCTACCGGACAATTCAAGCTGCGATATTAGGTAAAAACTATGACACTTTCTTTACGTCCTTGGCGAAAGCTGTCTCGCAGGCAGCTACCAATAGAGACGGACCGTCATACGTGCCTGACCTGGAACCCACTTACGTGGATGACTCTCTCCTGATTGCGGCTGAGGATCGTGATGCGTTACGAATTGCTGCTCACCTATATGTTGTCGCGGACTCGGCCGGCTACGTGCGCAAAGATCATCAGTTTCTTGAAACTGCGTCGGTAAATGTGATTGGGTATATTGCTGACCTAGAGGAAGCTGGGCTTGTCGATATCATTCCGCTCTATGCGTCGCTTCTACCGGAGCTTGGGCAGTATCTGGTGCTTGGGGATGTGTTACTCGAGATCGTTGatgagagagagaggagattgcTAGTTCAATTGATAAACAAATACGGAATCGACATCGAAGCAGTTATCGCACAGCAGTGGGATTCGGTCACAGCTGTAAAATCTGCTGTCGAGCACACGAGGACATTCAAGTGGGTGTCAAAAGTCATTGTTCGCAAGGATGGTATCCGCGAGCTGGCACCTGTCAAGAAGGATTTCATCGGGACGGAAATTTCGACGCAAGACGAGCGACTCATACGTAGCGTTGAATGGCTTCGTTTTGTCGACGGGCAATGGGGCCGGATCTGTCTTCTTGGGACAGAGCTCTACAAGAAATTCTTCAGTGAGTTTGTTTGTATTTGACTCCGAATCATGCTAACCTTTCCGACAGTATCCGGCAAACTTCCTGCTGCTAGAGAGCTGAGCCGGCGGATGCGCCTTTCGGACCTCTCGCGTGAATTCTTCGGGTTTGATATTGCGGACTTCTACCCAGGGGACTATGAGGATGGAACCGACCGCGGCACCCCAGAGCCCTCCAGTCCGTCAAAACTGAGGTCCTTTGGTCACAAGCGGAATAAGTCATCCAATACTAGCTTGCAATCCACCAGTCAGACTCGACTTCTTTACGTCCAGTCACAGACTATGCGCGACCTAGAacagctcatcctcgcctttgACGCTCTGGAAGCATTTGCTCTTACCTGCGAAAAAGTCGACAAGCTCAAACGCCGACGAGACTCGGGGACCATCAAGGGCATTAAGGAGGAAGTCCACGACGCCCTAGACGCCATTAGCGTGCACATTGACAATATCCTTTACGACTGGCTAGTCACCCCACGAGACGGTAAGTTTTATCTACCATATCTACCCTCCAACACTGTCCCTAAATCACCCACTaatgctgcttctccagaaacCGAAGCCGCCGAACTTGAACAAATCCGCACCACCTACATCCCTGAACTCTTCCTCGAATACCATAGCGCCCTCTACTACTGTGCGCACATCGTGAGCTCCGAGATCTTAGTGCAATGCATGAATTTGGCGATGCAGGTCGCCGAAAACGAGCCTCTAACACGTAGCTTTGTGGCTGGGAAGCGCATGGCCGAGTTAATGGACGCCCTAGCACTCTCGAGTAAGGCGATGGTGAATGCGCATGCGAAGCCAGATGCCCGTTCTGCTGGTGGCGAGAGTTTGGGGCTTTGGACTGTGACAgtgaatgaggaggatgaggagggacAGATTTTGGGAACGGCGAGGTAAGGCTGTACCGTTGTTAGATATCGTATTTCTTTGCGTGCATGGAATGGGACCTATACAGTATCTACTTTACCAGATAGTATTTCGTCTACTACGGAACTACTTGAGCATTGGTTTGATGGAAGGGAATGGAACTGGATGTACATTACCAATGGAGGTTCTTTCGTTTCGTCTAGTCTTTACTCAGTATTGGATAGACATCCTTATATTCTTGTATTCCAGACTACATTTAATGCTCGCCTCCTTCGGTATTTGCTCTTACCCTAGTCTAGAGACAGGACGCCTTGAAGAAGTATGGGCCTGATATAAGGCGTTGGACATCAAGTCGTCACCGCTGTTTGGATTCGATTAGGCAGGAAAGATCGGTGCCATAACCGCAATAATAATCGGTAGCCATTACGATTGAGTTATTGACGCCACTATCGTGACTGTGCCGTACAGGGTACGACGCTGTTGAGGCGTCTTGGCCCACGTTACGCGTTCGTGCTCAAGAACCGCCAACGAATCGACATACCTATCCCTATGCACGTTGGCCGGGTGCTTCTCAACCAGCTGTTCTCGAGCGTCGAGTACGTAGTTAAAGATGCTATGTGCTTGAGGGCTTAGAAGTCTTCTGCAGAGGTTAATTATAACATAAACTCATTGTCGTTTCACGTTGATCAGCCAATTTCCCGGCCAACGGAGAGATACCTAAACGGAGGACTCCCGTCGTACGGGATTTGGCGAACTCGCCTATCACGGGTTAAGGAGTCGGCATTGAGCCCTGAAGAGGCGGAAACACGTCATGCTGGCGTTGGACTCGTAGCCTTTGTAATTAACATAACTATACGAATCCGTATAGACAAAGACTAAGGTCCTCGCTTTTCGAGAGTTGGAGTAAAAGACCTCATCTTGACTAATAGGCAGATATACATGCATCCTGCAGTGGCAACAACTCAACCGCAGTCGGCAGCTTCCAAGGCTCGAGTGCTGTACCGAGGCGATAGTATGATCGTCAGTGGTCACACCCCGAAAACAAGAATCTCCAGACCGTCTAGATTTGAGTGCGCGTTGCCGCATGCCCATTGATTTTGTGATACTGCAACTCCACCCAAATCAGGAAAAGGACATCTTAACCAGCGCAAAGTAGAGGATCTCAGAGCCTTGACTTTGAACAGCACTGCAGATAAGCACCAATGGACAAGCAGAACAAAAATAATAGTGAAGCTAATAGTGAAGCTTCATTTTTTATGTGCCCGAATTGAAGAAAGGTGCGGTGGGGATTGTGGTCTTGCACAGCCTCCGCCAAGCCGCCGAATCAGCAACGCTATTTGTTTGAGTCTTGGACCGCTGCTTTGGTTGCGACTTGCGAGCTTGAGCATTATTATTCCAGCCAATGAATTTGTGCTTTTTGGCACGGTTGTTGTGTTGGTTCAGGGAACGAAATAGCGTCTGATGACAATGCTGGCAACGCTGGCGGTACGCCAGCGTGGTTCAGTCTAGAGTCGGTCATCCTGCAGAAGGATCTGGCAGCTGGCGCAGGTTTCGTATTCGGCCCTGATGGCTCTGATGGATCCAATCGATGAGTGAAAGAGAAGCTAGAGAGTAGCATACGTAGTCGAGTCTAGTCTAGGCCCTTGGGTGAGAAACCTTCTCTTGACATGATTGTGACAATGATCGAATCAATTGACGGAAACTGGAAACAGAGCTGGTCTGGACTGGAGAcgggagaaggaggcagtGCAAGCGGCGACTCAGCGAGTAAGGTTAGCGGGGACTTGTGTCAAGCTCGGTTTCTGTTTCTACTTGAGTTAAGCGGGTCCCATAAAAGGGGATTCTACCTTTGGCgagttcttttttttttttttttccctctttcttGGAAGTGATAGTGGTGAGAAGTCTATACCATAGATTGATAGCTGGATCTTTAATATTGATGACCGTGTTATTAGCATTAAAGGAGCAATACAGTAGTCGTAGCCCGTTAACTAGTCAAACAGGCAAGGAATACGAGACTGGTTCTGGAAGTCCCACCGATCGGACTGTGGAGTGACTTAAGCAAAGCCTACGTCTTTAGTCTGGTTGCCGTTTAGTCTATTTTCCGCTTAAGGGTCTCCTACCTTCAGAGGTACTGGTTTCGTTCTCATCACTCACTACATCCCAttcatctctttcttggTCGCCCTTTGTTGCCCCTGGCATTGGCCGATCGGACCCTTGGGCACTCGCAGCCTCAGCATTCTCTTAAGGTATCTATCGCTGAATGAGGCCTGTCTCTCCTTGCTAGCTGTTTTCATGACCGGTTCAAGCACCTTCGAGTTGCTCCTTCCGGAGCCACATTCTTATTGaaatccagcctttctctgtcctcGTGAGGCTCTTTGAGGCCCGTCATCGCATCGTTGGCCGATCATGTCCGAGCCGAGACAGTCGAGCGAGAATAATGACTCCAGGCAGCCTGCATCGACGCCActtcgccgagaacgagcaCCCACGATAACAATCGATACGTCGGCGGTCGTCTCCTCGGAACCTCCTCCCCAGATCGAAGCTCCTTCGCAATCTTCGCAGTCACGCTCTGCGTACAATGCTGATCATACAGACACCAGCGCGCTCCTGAACAGTAGCACTGTTTCTCCTTCAGATACCCGCTCAGCTCATTCAGTACGCTCGTATGCTTCGTCAGAGGGCAGGGAACACGATAGCAGGCCAACGTCGCCATCGCCTCGCACCAATACCTTTTCTCCCGGCGCGAAAATGGGCGACTCAAACTACCTCTCCGTACCGGGCACCAGATCTCGCGGCAACTCACTCGAGTCTGAAGACTCGAGCCATACCATTGGAGCCGAATCACGGTCAATTGGAAGCCATGGGTCGCCTGCGAGCTCGGCCAAGGTGACGATCGAAAACTACGAGGAAGCTCTTCTGCCGGACCCGGGTCGCGAGGCAGAATTCGAGGTTGAGAACAATCGTTTTGCCTTCTCGCCAGGCCAGCTGAACAAATTGCTGAATCCCAAGAGCCTTAGCGCGTTCTACGCCCTCGGCGGTCTTGCTGGTCTCGCCAAGGGCCTGCGGACCGATCCGCGCAGCGGGTTGAGCTTGGATGAGACCGAGTTGGACGGCTCGGTGAGTTTCGAGGATGCAACAGCCCCGAGCAACAACCAGCCTCTGCCAAAGCCTGCCGCTGAAGCGCCGCCCGCAGAGCCGTCCCGCGCTGATACCACACCACATAAGCAAGATGAGAATGCCTATTCTGATCGTAAGCGCGTATTTGGAGCAAACAAACTTcctgagaagaagaccaagagcaTCCTCGAACTTGCCTGGCTCGCATACAATGATAAAGTGCTCATCCTGTTGACGGTGGCCGCCATTATTTCGCTTGCGCTAGGAATCTACCAATCAGTCACAGCAGTTCCCGGTGAGCCGCGGGTTCAATGGGTTGAGGGtgtcgccatcatcgtcgcaaTCTTgattgtcgtcgtcgtcggtGCAGCAAATGACTGGCAGAAGGAACGCCAATTCGTGAAGCTAAAtaagaagaaagaagatcgtCTTGTCAAGGTGATACGTTCTGGGAAGATGATCGAGATTTCTATCCACGATATCCTTGTAGGCGACGTGATGCATCTAGAACCTGGTGACCTGGTTCCGGTAGATGGAATCTATATCGGAGGCCACAATGTCAAATGCGATGAGTCGTCTGCAACTGGTGAATCAGATGTGCTGCGCAAAACGCCCGCACAGGATGTTTACGGCGCTATCGAACGACACGAGAACCTTGCCAAAATGGATCCGTTTATCGTCTCTGGTGCCAAAGTGTCCGAAGGCGTGGGCACATTCTTGGTTACGGCTGTTGGTGTGCACTCAACTTACGGCAAGACAATGATGTCCCTTCAAGACGAGGGCCAAACTACACCGCTGCAGACAAAACTGAATGTACTCGCGGAATACATTGCTAAACTAGGCTTGGCTGCCGGTCTACTGCTGTTTGTTGTTCTGTTCATCAAATTCCTTGCCCAGTTGAAGAGCCTTGGCAACGCGGATGAGAAAGGTCAGGCTTTCCTTCAGATTTTCATTGTGGCTGTTACTGTCATTGTCGTCGCGGTTCCAGAGGGCTTGCCCTTGGCTGTCACGCTTGCGCTTGCGTTCGCTACGACTCGTATGCTGAAGGACAACAATCTGGTTCGTCTGTTACGTGCTTGTGAAACCATGGGAAATGCGACAACAATCTGTTCCGATAAAACAGGCACACTAACTGAAAATAAAATGACTGCTGTCGCCGCAACCCTGGGAACTGGCACTAGATTCGGAGGGAGATCACAGGCAGCATCACCTACAAATAGAAACGGGGATCGGCCAGCTGATTCTGGAAACGAATTGTCCCCTTCTGAGTTTGCGTCAAGCCTTTCGAAACCGGCCAAAGAGCTCCTACTTGATTCAATAGTTCTGAATTCGACCGCATTCGAAGGGGAACAGGAAGGGACCATGACGTTTATTGGGTCCAAAACTGAGACGGCCCTCCTTGGATTCGCGCGGACATACCTCGGACTAGGATCGCTTAGCGAGGCGCGGGACAACGCAAGTATCGTCCAAATGGTGCCGTTCGATTCGGGTCGCAAGTGCATGGCAGTTGTTATCAAGCTTGACAATGGAAAGAAGTATCGAATGCTAGTGAAGGGCGCGTCTGAAGTCCTGTTAGCAAAATCGACAAGGATTGTTCGGAACCCTACTCAGAACCTCGAGGAAGGGCCGTTAGATGACAAGGACCGTTCTAAACTTGACGAAACCATCAATAAATACGCTACCCAGTCCCTGAGAACCATCGGCCTTGTATACCGCGACTTTACCGAGTGGCCTCCCCGAGGAGCACCCAcgcaggaagaagatcgtTCACTCGCAGCATTCGATTCTATTTTCAAAGACATGGTCATGTTTGGTGTCTTTGGTATCCAAGATCCCCTGCGAGCCGGAGTGACTGAATCAGTCCAACAGTGTCAACGCGCCGGTGTTTTTGTGCGTATGGTAACTGGCGATAACATCGTGACCGCGAAGGCAATTGCCCGAGAGTGTGGCATCTTTACCCCGGGTGGTGTTGCAATTGAAGGGCCTAAATTTCGAAAGCTCAGCAGCCGTCAGATGACACAGATTATCCCACGGCTACAAGTTCTCGCCAGATCCAGTCCCGATGACAAAAAGATTCTTGTTTCCCAGCTCAAGAAACTCGGCGAGACAGTTGCAGTGACCGGAGACGGAACAAACGATGCTCAAGCTCTGAAAACTGCTGATGTTGGGTTCTCCATGGGAATTACGGGCACGGAGGTTGCCAAGGAGGCATCAGATATTATCTTAATGGACGACAACTTTGCTTCTATCGTGAAGGCTATGGCCTGGGGCAGGACCGTCAACGATGCCGTGAAGAAGTTCTTGCAAGTAGGTTATGGCCAACTCTATATATGCCTATATACTAACTGGCACAGTTCCAAATCACGGTCAACATCACGGCCGTTCTTCTCACGTTTATCTCCGCAGTGGCTAGTGGCGATGAGGAATCCGTGTTGACTGCAGTTCAGCTTCTGTGGGTCAACTTGATTATGGACACTTTTGCCGCGCTCGCTCTTGGTACGTTCGACTTCTCCGACCCTAAACATAATCTAACAACAAATAGCAACGGATCCTCCATCGCCTTATGTTCTTAATCGTCGACCTGAGCCAAAATCCGCACCCCTCATCAATTTGACAATGTGGAAAATGATGATCGGACAAAGCATTTATCAACTGGTGGTGACGCTCGTCCTCAACTTCTCTGGAAGATCTATTTTGAAATCTATAATCGACTTTTCTGGTGATGCCAATGCAAACAATGTCCTCACAACGGTGGTGTTCAACACGTTCGTCTGGATGCAGATTTTCAACCAATGGAAGTGAGTATTATGATCCCGAGGGAAGTTCAGTATAATCTAACAAGGATCAGCTCTCGTCGTTTGGACAACGGACTCAACATCTTCGATGGTCTTTTTCGTAATAGGTGGTTTATTGGCATTCAGTTTATTATCGTTGGAGGGCAGATTTTGATCATATTCGTCGGTGGACATGCCTTCTCCGTTACGCGCCTTACTGGAGCTCAATGGGCAGTGTGCCTTATCTTGGGCGTCATCTCGATCCCGGTTGGTGTGATCATTCGACTCATTCCGGATGAGTTCATTCGCAAGCTCATCCCGACCTTCCATCGCAAGAAAGGGCCGGAGCTCATTGTATCCGACGAAGACAGGCGTTTTGAGTGGAATCCTGCCCTTGAGGAGATTCGCGACCAGCTAAAATTCTTCAAATCCCTTCGTGGTGGACGCCTAAGGAAGGTGGCTCACAAGCTGCAGCATCCTCAAgaacttcttcctcgatcaCGTAGTGGCTCAAGGTCGCGTGAAAATTCGGCCCCGGGGACTCCTGTTGGCGACAGTAGCGAAGGTACTCCTCCATTCTCTGCGTCGCCGGATTCCCGCTCAAGGAGGCGTACGCGTTCCCGCTCCAACTCAGCTTTTGGCCCAGCCGCTGCGATGGCGGGAGTCGTGGCTGGCAGTATTGCCGGCTGGTCTCCGATTGAGCGGCCtggagaaggggaggcgTTCAAGTTCGATTTCAATAGCAATGGCAGACGGAGCGGACAACCAGGCATTGAAGTACATCCGGACACCGCTCCGGATGACAATATTATCGGTGACTATCAAGCGACATCGACAACACCTCCGAGTCAAAACCCAGACCTGATTCCGTTCTTTGAACACGCTCCGCCTGCGCGCGAACCCTCACACCGAAGTAGAAGGTCTAGATCGCGGTCTAGCCAGAGTCAGTCATGATACgctcctcagtctcaatCAAATACGTTTTCTACCTTTGAACGAGTACCGATTAAGGTACTTCTGCCGGCCCTTTATCGTATTTCGATTTTGTCATTTCAAAAGTACTGTGGCGACCAGCCGCTATCTTTTTTCACTATACACAGTTCTCTTCTCAATATGTCTTCATTCTCTCGGAACTTTAATCACCGGGTCTGTTCGGCGTCTGGGTGACAATGTACTCCATGCGTACGTTTCCGTCGCGTTTCCTGCTACTGCTTGCTTCCTCAATAGACAACTCACTACCTGTTCATTTGCATTATGGTTGGAGTTTGATTAGCCTGGCGCTCTCGGTGGCTCGTTtgctttcctttttttcgTGTCTGTCCGTCCCGGAGCTCTTAGCTTTACTTGTCTTCTGCCTTCGGGAATTTCTTTATACTTCGTACTCACAATCCGGTTCTGTGCTCTTGCCTGGGTTTTGAGGTTGGGATGTTTTCGGCGGGGATAACTACTACACAAGATCATGGACCCATTTTCCAGAATTTGAACAAGTACTTAGACTTCTTCCGTAAGCAAAGCGTGGACTTCAGCCGTCATCTCCCCCGCCACATGCCGTACTTCTTACTTTCCATGTATTATTCACACGTCAGGCTGGTTAGCATCTTGTAAGCCGTGTTCGGTACCTACGGACATTGGTTATCACTGCCCTAGCGCATACTCCAAACACAGGTATATCTCTGCCGCAAGTTGTAAGTCAATCCCAAATCTCTGATGTATTATTCCCTTAGTGGGGCACCAATAGCCGCTAGCAGTATCTACCTCCACGTAGAACTTCTTCGCCAGTAATGGTACTAGTAGTAAGTAGTAATAACAGCAGCAATACAGGTTTATGTTAGTACTATCATTAGGGATATACTATGATTAGAATATTATTTTCCAGCACTGCATCAGATTAGAAGCTACTTTAAATTTTCCGACAGTGCGGTTCGTCAACATCCGGCTCCATATGCGATATTTGGATCTTTACTTTACTAGGTACTTCGATAGCACTGTTTGAGGATTCGCGTTGAGACCGGGACGCCCGGGAGGAATTATGAGTATGGGTAGAGAGTGGTAGTAATCATTCTGTTAGCATGCTTATTACGTACAGGCAGGTCATGGAAAGCGCCAATGGCAATCATGATTCCATATCCTAAAAGAGTCCGGTTAACTCAGTTGGGATGACTCGATACCTACGTTCTAGTTTTCGCGAAGAGATACCCCGTATCATGTGCATTATTTCGAAATTCGATAGAGGTAAAGGCATTGCTTGAAGGGGAGTCTATGGTACAATAGTATGAGGAGCCTAGATGAACAGCATTCCGGCTCATACGGTGACAGTGACGGTGGACGGTTCACTTGGCCGTATTCTCCACCGTATGTGAGCTTTCCAACCAAGTCCCAAATTCATCGAGACGCTGattctcatcgtcatcttctgcgtCGAGACCCTTCTCAGCAAGATCTTCCAGTGCAGCGCGCTTCTCATTCGACTTGCGGAACCGCTCGCTTCCATCTGAGATGTATGCTTCGACTGCTGTgccgccgaagaagcggccgttCATGAGCTGGCGATGTCAGCACACTTATTCAGACTTCCGACGGCTACAGAGGGGTTCACGTGGGTTATGTATGTACCTTGACGCAAGCTCTCGCGGACTCTGGATTCGAGAACCGGACGCTGACGACGCCCGCTTCTTCCTTGTCATAAAGGACGACATTTGTGACCTCTCCGAGTTTTGAGCATTCTTCACGGATATCTTCCTTGATGTCAAGGATAGCTGCCGGGTCCTCCTGTGTATTGTCAGCTCAGAGCAATGGGGGTAGCAGCCAGAGACCAGTGCCGGTGCAGAGATGTACCTCCAATTCTTGAAGCGTGAACATATGCTTCAATATTACGATTTTCTCAAACTTGGAATTCGTATCCACCAGTGCAGCGGGCTCATCGTCATCCCAATCTGCGAGTTTGCTACGCATCCGTGTGTTAGTATCTGTTCTTCACCTAAAACAGCTGAGCCATACTTATTCAGTTTCTGCGTTCTCTTAATGATTTTTTTCTTATCCCGCATGctcgtcttcgtcggcgCCTCTTGCTGGCTTTTGAAAGAGAAATCTGCAGGCTGCACGCGCATGGGCCCCTGCGGCCCAGGCACGCCCAGTCTAAAGTCTGAATCATCCAGCATCTGAATCGCGAGATTCACCGACTCGGGTCGGAAATAGACGACTAGAGCTTCCCCCTTGAATTTTCCCTCGTCATCCGTGTACATTTTGATCCGGGGCCGGCCGCTGTCAATCTCCTCGGCGATGACGCCGCACCTCGAAAAGATGTCTCGTATTTCGTCGAACTCTGCGTCGAGGGGGATAGATGTAACGAACACAGCGGTGTTGACCCGTTGCTTCTTTGGTTTTTGAGCGTCGCCCTGCCCATGAACGAACGATCAGCGATGCATACACGGCGATAGGACAAAGTAGTTTGGCGATGTGTGCAACTGACCTCCTCACTGCCCTGTTTGCGCTTTTTCTTGAGCCTCTGTGCTCCAGCCTGCTCGTCTTCATCTACTCCTTCAACTTTATAGGCTTCTTGTTGTTGCCGCAGCAAGTCATCGTCAATCTGGAGGACACCCACAGGCGCAAAAGAGGCGCCAACCAGCAATCAGTTTCACGAACCACCCAAATCCAGCAGACTTAGCGGATCATGCAGATTCTGTtcaagaggaaaagccaagCGCGCACACACCGTCGGAATCCACCGCTTCAAGATCGTATCGTAGCTATATTCCTGCCCATCGTCTGTTTCTAAGATGAATTTGTTGtcgagcttggagaaggagacTCGCGGGTCGCTGTCAAAGTCGGATGGGTCTTGCGGGAAGTTGCTGATTGCAGGCGGGGAACCTGTCGCCGTTGGGTCGTGTTTGGGGTCTTGGAGCGCCATTATAGGATCAAACTAGGTGCTAAAACGCAGGTTGAATGAAGAGGTTGTATGAGTTTAAAGTCCAAGCCTTTGGCTTGCGGGGAGCGTTGATGACACAGTTACGTAAGCAACGGGAAGCTTCCAGCCTTTAAACTCGGTACTAATAATAGAGATTCTCTTGAACAGCCTAATAATTATTATCAGAGTTACATAGACAATTATACAAAGAACATCAGTTATCTTGCTATCGTATACACTAATAAATCGAGAACATTATATATGCAAATCCTGGGTATCATAGAAGATGGGAACCACTCCACTAATGAAATGGGCACTTGCCAGTTCGCGAGACTTTCAAGCCTTCCATgccctcctgctgctgctttctaccCTTGCCCTCGAAGTATTTGGGCCCGACATCAGGAATGTAATATCCGTTCGGACAGTACTTGTCACCTTCATCCCCCGGAAGAGGGCGGCCAAGTGCCCACTTGTACCAAGCCATCGGACCCCAGCGATTCCAGACGGTCGGTTTAACGTAATAAGGATCGCCATCCCATTGAGTGATGAAG
Protein-coding sequences here:
- a CDS encoding protein nup84 (transcript_id=CADANIAT00001435); protein product: MAPLSRAAGSAGSVSGFASLNDQRQPNNTEVIEIDDDDDEPMDNEEEEYNEDEMLEVEDDEDMEEEEQELEENASVEDRNGSESPLNLVGAPNGQNGIDVTASEFFTSAGARQALHPLRRTADRVTRQIEAFADKLDRFKQKANRADEFQNYQAVYQLVKGCQTIAQDAIQDLSKQNTLKRAKLGWGFSNSNGTSDAKTEEELQRLQLEASTWQLLLNLVSVDDPASRASFLQAQETAFQTLHRYSSDRDIWGQFMKADQYAVECVIIMKWLEQTARSSSQDIDSLISELEIQAERGQGSWTHGWLYTKETIKGQKRLRAWPQPLEPNDPGITASLLTSEQSEPLVTQLDPDAVTRQKQNLQRKDQFYERATWMTCWKMLRQGEDWTKIRQWASDRLEHWRAVSICGSSIDAQSNGEATAFDDGITRMMNFRSQETWRAACSSLARDSKTEDFERAVYGLLCGDSEAASKVCTSWDDYLYVWFNNQVLARYRGFCKQFQRKLNHSPTSPVAFQPEPAGYADFNKFVQYTKGNDRVGGEARNPYRTIQAAILGKNYDTFFTSLAKAVSQAATNRDGPSYVPDLEPTYVDDSLLIAAEDRDALRIAAHLYVVADSAGYVRKDHQFLETASVNVIGYIADLEEAGLVDIIPLYASLLPELGQYLVLGDVLLEIVDERERRLLVQLINKYGIDIEAVIAQQWDSVTAVKSAVEHTRTFKWVSKVIVRKDGIRELAPVKKDFIGTEISTQDERLIRSVEWLRFVDGQWGRICLLGTELYKKFFISGKLPAARELSRRMRLSDLSREFFGFDIADFYPGDYEDGTDRGTPEPSSPSKLRSFGHKRNKSSNTSLQSTSQTRLLYVQSQTMRDLEQLILAFDALEAFALTCEKVDKLKRRRDSGTIKGIKEEVHDALDAISVHIDNILYDWLVTPRDETEAAELEQIRTTYIPELFLEYHSALYYCAHIVSSEILVQCMNLAMQVAENEPLTRSFVAGKRMAELMDALALSSKAMVNAHAKPDARSAGGESLGLWTVTVNEEDEEGQILGTAR
- the pmcA gene encoding calcium-transporting ATPase pmcA (transcript_id=CADANIAT00001436) is translated as MSEPRQSSENNDSRQPASTPLRRERAPTITIDTSAVVSSEPPPQIEAPSQSSQSRSAYNADHTDTSALLNSSTVSPSDTRSAHSVRSYASSEGREHDSRPTSPSPRTNTFSPGAKMGDSNYLSVPGTRSRGNSLESEDSSHTIGAESRSIGSHGSPASSAKVTIENYEEALLPDPGREAEFEVENNRFAFSPGQLNKLLNPKSLSAFYALGGLAGLAKGLRTDPRSGLSLDETELDGSVSFEDATAPSNNQPLPKPAAEAPPAEPSRADTTPHKQDENAYSDRKRVFGANKLPEKKTKSILELAWLAYNDKVLILLTVAAIISLALGIYQSVTAVPGEPRVQWVEGVAIIVAILIVVVVGAANDWQKERQFVKLNKKKEDRLVKVIRSGKMIEISIHDILVGDVMHLEPGDLVPVDGIYIGGHNVKCDESSATGESDVLRKTPAQDVYGAIERHENLAKMDPFIVSGAKVSEGVGTFLVTAVGVHSTYGKTMMSLQDEGQTTPLQTKLNVLAEYIAKLGLAAGLLLFVVLFIKFLAQLKSLGNADEKGQAFLQIFIVAVTVIVVAVPEGLPLAVTLALAFATTRMLKDNNLVRLLRACETMGNATTICSDKTGTLTENKMTAVAATLGTGTRFGGRSQAASPTNRNGDRPADSGNELSPSEFASSLSKPAKELLLDSIVLNSTAFEGEQEGTMTFIGSKTETALLGFARTYLGLGSLSEARDNASIVQMVPFDSGRKCMAVVIKLDNGKKYRMLVKGASEVLLAKSTRIVRNPTQNLEEGPLDDKDRSKLDETINKYATQSLRTIGLVYRDFTEWPPRGAPTQEEDRSLAAFDSIFKDMVMFGVFGIQDPLRAGVTESVQQCQRAGVFVRMVTGDNIVTAKAIARECGIFTPGGVAIEGPKFRKLSSRQMTQIIPRLQVLARSSPDDKKILVSQLKKLGETVAVTGDGTNDAQALKTADVGFSMGITGTEVAKEASDIILMDDNFASIVKAMAWGRTVNDAVKKFLQFQITVNITAVLLTFISAVASGDEESVLTAVQLLWVNLIMDTFAALALATDPPSPYVLNRRPEPKSAPLINLTMWKMMIGQSIYQLVVTLVLNFSGRSILKSIIDFSGDANANNVLTTVVFNTFVWMQIFNQWNSRRLDNGLNIFDGLFRNRWFIGIQFIIVGGQILIIFVGGHAFSVTRLTGAQWAVCLILGVISIPVGVIIRLIPDEFIRKLIPTFHRKKGPELIVSDEDRRFEWNPALEEIRDQLKFFKSLRGGRLRKVAHKLQHPQELLPRSRSGSRSRENSAPGTPVGDSSEGTPPFSASPDSRSRRRTRSRSNSAFGPAAAMAGVVAGSIAGWSPIERPGEGEAFKFDFNSNGRRSGQPGIEVHPDTAPDDNIIGDYQATSTTPPSQNPDLIPFFEHAPPAREPSHRSRRSRSRSSQSQS